In Luteitalea sp. TBR-22, one genomic interval encodes:
- the pyrR gene encoding bifunctional pyr operon transcriptional regulator/uracil phosphoribosyltransferase PyrR — MPVVMDGSRIERTLRRIAHEILERNRDLSDMALVGIRTRGVVIAERLAAVLKEAGSVTMPVGSLDITLYRDDYMRTPVGPQPVVRSTDIRFSVEGRRLLLVDDVLYTGRTIRAALDAIIDYGRPRSIQLIVLVDRGHRELPIKADYVGKNLPTSQEQSVQVRLTEIDGLDEVQLEEGA, encoded by the coding sequence ATGCCCGTGGTGATGGACGGCTCGCGCATCGAGCGCACGCTCCGCCGCATCGCCCACGAGATCCTCGAGCGCAACCGCGACCTCTCGGACATGGCCCTGGTCGGCATCCGGACGCGTGGCGTGGTGATCGCCGAGCGGCTCGCGGCGGTCCTGAAGGAGGCCGGCAGCGTCACGATGCCGGTCGGCTCGCTCGACATCACGCTGTACCGCGACGACTACATGCGGACGCCCGTCGGGCCGCAGCCGGTGGTGCGCAGCACCGACATCCGCTTCTCGGTCGAGGGGCGCCGACTGCTGCTTGTCGACGACGTGCTCTACACCGGGCGGACGATCCGCGCCGCGCTGGACGCGATCATCGACTACGGCCGGCCACGCAGCATCCAGCTGATCGTGCTGGTCGATCGCGGGCACCGCGAGCTGCCGATCAAGGCCGACTACGTGGGCAAGAACCTGCCGACCTCGCAGGAGCAGAGCGTGCAGGTGCGGCTCACCGAGATCGACGGCCTCGACGAGGTCCAGCTCGAGGAGGGCGCATGA